One window from the genome of Candidatus Fermentibacter sp. encodes:
- a CDS encoding DMT family transporter, giving the protein MTLVVWSSMEAVSKPLMGLFDPFSLTFCRFLCGILVLVVFAAFRGRLLEFRTLGRRTLLLLCSMGVLNTFLSMSLLQLAVLHATPATAATVFCIHPVIVLAASVALGWERFSWIRTAAFAAAFAGVALVSAAAPGGGLAGPVYALIGAVAFASYTIIGKKVSGVVSPVTANLVSFAAGVAALAVFMAATGRDLVPRDLSGAGTADLLRFAHLGVLVSGAGYLTFFRALKAMPVSAASLIFFLKPVLATGFSAALTGERPSAAFFAGLALVVLSTAVCLIPRRRS; this is encoded by the coding sequence ATCACCCTCGTGGTCTGGAGCTCGATGGAGGCGGTATCGAAGCCCCTCATGGGCCTCTTCGACCCGTTCTCCCTCACCTTCTGCCGGTTCCTCTGCGGCATACTCGTGCTCGTCGTCTTCGCCGCATTCCGCGGCAGGCTCCTGGAGTTCAGGACGCTCGGCAGGAGGACCCTGCTGCTGCTCTGCTCGATGGGGGTGCTCAACACCTTCCTGAGCATGTCGCTGCTGCAGCTCGCCGTTCTCCACGCCACGCCCGCGACGGCGGCAACGGTGTTCTGCATACACCCGGTCATCGTCCTGGCGGCCTCGGTGGCGCTCGGCTGGGAGAGGTTCTCGTGGATCAGGACGGCGGCCTTCGCCGCCGCGTTCGCCGGCGTGGCGCTGGTCTCGGCCGCCGCGCCCGGGGGAGGGCTGGCCGGGCCGGTCTACGCCCTCATCGGCGCTGTTGCCTTCGCATCGTACACGATCATCGGCAAGAAGGTGTCGGGAGTGGTCAGCCCCGTCACCGCCAACCTGGTGTCGTTCGCCGCCGGCGTCGCCGCCCTGGCGGTCTTCATGGCGGCCACCGGCAGGGATCTCGTGCCGCGAGATCTCTCGGGCGCCGGTACGGCCGACCTGCTGCGGTTCGCGCACCTCGGCGTGCTGGTGAGCGGCGCGGGTTATCTCACGTTCTTCCGCGCCCTGAAGGCGATGCCGGTCTCGGCCGCGTCGCTGATCTTCTTCCTGAAGCCGGTGCTCGCCACGGGATTCTCGGCCGCGCTGACGGGGGAGAGGCCTTCAGCTGCTTTCTTCGCAGGCCTGGCCCTCGTCGTCCTCTCGACCGCGGTCTGCCTGATCCCCCGCCGCCGCTCCTGA